Proteins from one Deinococcus actinosclerus genomic window:
- a CDS encoding tetratricopeptide repeat protein, producing the protein MTHTRTVLLGLTLALVSQGAAQTMLETATTIGVQNTLQSIGTPTMPKVNLPAPGTTGAAPSTATTPATAAAVPTVTVTPLTADQQVLLGQARAAYQAGTLPEARRLYETLVTQNYTNPAPHFGLALTLFAQNDDKGAAFELQQFAALAPDRFEGPYNLGVIATRAGRHDEALTLYAQAAGLMKDQAGPAAQRQVLEALAAEQTRKADFAALSTTLAAVSAIDPQDLDVQYRLAQARTLSGQGAAALPGVYALLQSAPDRVDAALLLADIYVAQGLPERALRELDAAGPRVKTGDDRATLLLRRADLLAQTGDTRAAVFAAQAATREAPKNAVAYAREGELRAARGDRPGALTAYLNAVKLAPQSAAYRAALAGVRLTLGDNVQAQADAARALTLRPDDATLARALFVQGVAAYRRGQYAQARAALTSSQTRAPSADTALWLGLSAYAARDYAAAASALAESVKLNPTPTARVNLGSALLASARYAEAEAVLRGLVSENPRNAEAWYLLGLSQRAQARETDARTSLKAAAALGNARAQEALK; encoded by the coding sequence TCACAGGGCGCGGCGCAGACCATGCTGGAGACGGCCACCACCATCGGCGTGCAGAACACCCTGCAGTCCATCGGCACGCCCACCATGCCCAAGGTCAACCTGCCCGCGCCGGGGACGACCGGCGCCGCACCCTCGACCGCCACGACCCCGGCGACCGCCGCGGCTGTACCCACCGTGACCGTCACGCCCCTCACGGCCGACCAGCAGGTCCTGCTGGGACAGGCGCGCGCCGCCTACCAGGCCGGCACGCTGCCCGAGGCCCGGCGCCTGTACGAGACGCTGGTGACGCAGAACTACACCAATCCGGCCCCGCACTTCGGGCTGGCCCTGACCCTCTTCGCCCAGAATGACGACAAGGGCGCCGCCTTCGAACTGCAGCAGTTCGCGGCGCTGGCCCCGGACCGCTTCGAAGGCCCCTACAACCTGGGCGTGATCGCCACCCGCGCCGGCCGCCACGACGAGGCCCTGACCCTCTATGCCCAGGCCGCCGGCCTCATGAAGGACCAGGCGGGACCCGCGGCGCAGCGTCAGGTGCTCGAGGCGCTGGCCGCCGAGCAGACCCGCAAGGCGGACTTCGCGGCGCTGAGCACCACCCTGGCCGCCGTCAGCGCCATCGACCCGCAGGATCTCGACGTGCAGTACCGGCTGGCGCAGGCGCGCACGCTCAGCGGCCAGGGCGCCGCCGCGCTGCCCGGCGTCTACGCCCTGCTGCAGAGCGCCCCGGACCGCGTGGACGCCGCCCTGCTGCTGGCCGACATCTACGTCGCCCAGGGCCTGCCGGAGCGTGCGCTGCGCGAACTGGACGCCGCCGGCCCCCGCGTGAAGACCGGCGACGACCGCGCCACCCTGCTGCTGCGCCGGGCCGACCTGCTCGCCCAGACCGGCGACACCCGCGCCGCCGTGTTCGCCGCGCAGGCCGCCACCCGCGAGGCGCCCAAGAACGCCGTCGCCTACGCCCGCGAGGGCGAGCTGCGCGCCGCGCGCGGTGACCGTCCCGGGGCCCTGACCGCCTACCTGAACGCCGTGAAGCTCGCGCCGCAGAGTGCCGCCTACCGCGCCGCACTGGCCGGCGTGCGCCTCACCCTGGGCGACAACGTCCAGGCGCAGGCCGACGCCGCCCGCGCCCTGACGCTGCGTCCCGACGACGCCACGCTTGCCCGCGCGCTGTTCGTGCAGGGGGTCGCCGCCTACCGCCGGGGGCAGTACGCGCAGGCCCGCGCCGCCCTGACCTCCAGTCAGACGCGGGCGCCCAGCGCAGACACGGCGCTGTGGCTGGGCCTGAGCGCCTACGCGGCCCGTGACTACGCGGCCGCCGCGAGCGCCCTGGCCGAGAGCGTGAAGCTCAACCCCACCCCTACCGCCCGCGTGAACCTGGGCAGCGCGCTGCTCGCCAGCGCCCGCTACGCCGAGGCCGAGGCCGTCCTGCGCGGCCTGGTCAGCGAGAATCCCAGGAACGCCGAGGCGTGGTATCTGCTGGGCCTCAGCCAGCGCGCCCAGGCCCGCGAAACCGACGCCCGCACCTCGCTGAAGGCGGCGGCGGCGCTGGGCAACGCCCGCGCGCAGGAGGCCCTGAAATGA
- a CDS encoding redox-sensing transcriptional repressor Rex gives MAEIPTAAISRLVTYLRILEQLELQDVSRTSSTDLAERAGVTAFQVRKDLAYFGRFGTRGMGYTVPILKRELVRVLGLNRTWNVVIVGVGRLGQAIANYPGASDYQFQYVGLFDVNPDLVGTQVRGLTVQHLDALPAFTQAQPVDMGFLAVPPDRAQDAAQSLADAGVKGILNFAPTVIQPRTIERPGFSDLSDEWRGVIVENVDFLAGMKRLAFYILNPHLKDAPTPEDPA, from the coding sequence GTGGCTGAAATTCCCACTGCGGCCATCAGCCGCCTCGTCACCTACCTGCGCATTCTCGAACAGCTCGAACTTCAGGACGTCAGCCGCACCAGCAGCACGGATCTCGCCGAGCGCGCCGGCGTGACGGCCTTCCAGGTCCGCAAGGATCTCGCCTATTTCGGGCGCTTCGGCACGCGCGGCATGGGGTACACCGTCCCCATCCTCAAGCGTGAACTCGTGCGCGTCCTGGGCCTGAACCGCACCTGGAACGTCGTGATCGTCGGCGTGGGCCGCCTGGGTCAGGCCATCGCCAACTACCCGGGCGCCAGCGACTACCAGTTCCAGTACGTGGGTCTGTTCGACGTCAACCCGGATCTGGTGGGCACCCAGGTGCGCGGGCTGACCGTCCAGCACCTCGATGCGCTGCCCGCCTTCACGCAGGCGCAGCCCGTCGACATGGGCTTCCTGGCCGTGCCGCCGGACCGCGCGCAGGACGCCGCACAATCGCTTGCAGACGCTGGCGTGAAAGGTATCCTGAATTTCGCTCCCACCGTGATTCAGCCCCGCACCATCGAGCGCCCCGGGTTCAGCGACCTCAGCGACGAGTGGCGCGGCGTGATCGTGGAGAACGTCGATTTCCTCGCCGGCATGAAACGCCTCGCCTTCTACATTCTCAACCCCCACCTGAAAGACGCCCCCACCCCGGAGGACCCCGCATGA
- a CDS encoding SPOR domain-containing protein, with protein sequence MSRASTRRWPDVMIGTLVVLLLGGFGTLLLRPQASAPVSADEPQPATTATSPVPGIPGAPGTTSDDAVAAPVTAAPTTTQPATGTDTGATADAPATPAPETTDAPVIAAAPIGTPDPALTGQPESPTTATPGTEATPAAEQPDAAAPGTPTPRTGGAVPTSEQRTPLRSDYRITLGTFSSVGAAQTAAQGVSALGYAVYPIDLGSQVVAQVGPFADETSAREALADVQRAYPGAVLYPPRNRSLSSAATPATATPSQTEQAQPEPTPAATPADRAGDTAASPAATSTEPTYLQVGAFDRLESAQNLVQQLRDLGYNPTVNAPAGKKVTVLVGPYTGDPLTRTEARLGQNGLQSFRVR encoded by the coding sequence ATGAGCCGGGCCAGTACCCGCCGCTGGCCCGACGTGATGATCGGCACCCTGGTCGTCCTGCTGCTGGGCGGCTTCGGGACCCTGCTGCTGCGCCCCCAGGCCAGCGCGCCCGTCAGCGCCGACGAACCCCAGCCGGCGACCACCGCGACCAGCCCGGTCCCCGGCATCCCCGGCGCGCCCGGCACGACCAGCGACGATGCAGTCGCCGCCCCCGTGACGGCCGCGCCCACCACCACGCAGCCGGCGACCGGCACCGACACCGGCGCAACAGCCGACGCTCCGGCCACCCCGGCCCCTGAAACGACAGACGCACCCGTCATCGCCGCCGCGCCTATCGGCACCCCGGATCCGGCCCTGACCGGCCAGCCCGAGTCCCCCACCACGGCCACGCCCGGCACGGAAGCCACCCCGGCCGCTGAACAGCCGGACGCGGCCGCCCCAGGGACACCCACCCCGAGGACCGGCGGCGCGGTGCCCACGAGCGAGCAGCGCACGCCGCTGCGCAGCGACTACCGCATCACCCTCGGCACCTTCAGCAGCGTGGGCGCCGCACAGACCGCCGCGCAGGGCGTCAGCGCACTCGGCTACGCCGTCTACCCCATTGACCTGGGCAGTCAGGTGGTCGCGCAGGTCGGGCCCTTCGCCGACGAGACCAGCGCCCGCGAGGCCCTGGCCGACGTGCAGCGGGCCTACCCCGGCGCGGTCCTCTACCCCCCCAGGAACCGCAGCCTGAGCAGCGCGGCCACCCCGGCGACCGCGACCCCCTCCCAGACGGAACAGGCGCAACCCGAGCCGACGCCAGCGGCCACCCCCGCCGACCGCGCCGGCGACACGGCCGCCAGCCCCGCAGCCACCAGCACAGAACCCACCTACCTGCAGGTCGGGGCCTTCGACCGCCTGGAAAGCGCGCAGAACCTCGTGCAGCAGCTGCGCGACCTGGGCTACAACCCCACCGTGAACGCCCCGGCCGGCAAGAAGGTCACCGTGCTCGTCGGCCCGTACACCGGCGATCCGCTCACGCGGACCGAGGCGCGCCTCGGGCAGAACGGCCTCCAGTCCTTCCGGGTCCGCTGA